The DNA window GACGAGAACACCGTGACCGCGTCGAGGAGGTGCGGACGGACGGCGAGGAACCGCGTCGCGTGCCCGAATCCGTGGTGGTGCACGTACCAGCCGATCATGCCGTCGTCACAGACCGGTCGCGCGCAGGTCGAACGCAGCCAGGGCGGGCGCCGACTCGGCCGCGGTCTGCGGCACCGGCGCCTTGGCGGTGAAGGCGAGCACCCGCTCGACGTCGCGATGACGGCGCGACAGCGCGTGCCGGCGCACCGCGGCTCGGCGCACCTGCCGCCGCGACGGCGGGTCGGTGCCGAGTAGCGCGAGCTCCGACGCGGCGAGCGCGAGGGCGTCGACGTCTCCCGGCGGCACGACGGCGGTGCCGGGCAGACCGTGCAGCACCTCGGGCACCCCGCCCTCGGCGAAGGCGACCACCGGGGTGCCGGTCGAGAGCGCCTCGGCGCCCACGAGCCCGAACGGCTCCTCCCACACCGGGGTGACGAGCGCGACCGCCGAGCCGCCGACGAGCGCGCACAGCTCCGGCTGGCGGAGAGGTCCGACGTACTGCGCTCCCCCGCCCAGGCGCGGCGCGATCTCGCGGTCGAAGTAGGCGACGTCGCCGACCCGCCCGGCGAGCACGATGTGCGCACCGGCCCGACGTGCAGCATCCATCGCCAGATGAGGGGCCTTCTCGGGGACGATCCTCCCGAACCACACCCAGGATGCTCCGCCCCGGCCGCGCGACCAGCGATCGGTGTCGACGCCGTTGGGGAAGACGAACGCGTCGATGCCCTCCGCCGACCAGGCGCGCGCGGTGTGTCCGCTGACGGCGACGAACCGGTGCGGCGCGTCGTGCACGGCCCGTCCGGCCGCCACCATGCCGGGCAGCGGCGGCGTGTGCAGTGTGGTCACGACGGGCACCCCGGCGTCGCGGCTCCACAGGATCGGGGCGGGGTCGAGGCTGTGGTTGTCGACCACGTCGAACGGACGGGACGGTGAGCCCACCACCCGCAGCAGGCGGTCCATGGCGCGCTCGAGCACCAGCGGATACCCGTCGGGATACGCGGTGTCGGAGAGGGAGGCGGGGTCGTCCCATGCCGGGGACGGAAGGGTGAAGGCGCTCGACGGGCCGAGGAAGTCCGATCCGGCCGCGGCGGCCAGGGTGACCTCGTGCCCGCGGCCACGGAGCCAGCGCACGCGGTCCCACACCGCCGCCTCGAGGCCGCCGGCGTGCGGCTGACGCACGGCATGACGAGCGGGTGCGATGACGAGGATGCGCAGCGTCTCCAGAGCCCTCATGCCGCCACCCCCAGGGCACGGGCGTAGACCGCGAGGTGGGCGGCGCGGACGCGGAGGCGCTCCGCGGCACGGAGCGCCGCGCGCGACAGCACCTCTCGGTCGCGCTCGGCGGAGCCGGGGCTGCTGCCTTCAGCGATCGCGCGGGTGATCGCCGCCGCGAGCCCGTCGGAGTCGCCGATCGCGAAGGGGTGGAAGTCATCCGGATGCTGCGACCCGGCGTGGCCGACCGGAGGACCCGCGACCGGCACGGCCAGGTCGAAGCACAGCTCCACCCAGCCCGAGTGGGTGCCGTGACGGTACGGGAGCAGGCACACGTCGAGGTCGGCGAGCCAGTCGGCGAGCGCGTCGTCGCCGAGCCGCGGCCCGCGGTCGAGGACGACGCCCGCCGCCCCGGCGACGAGCTCTGCGATCGCGTCAGCCTGCGCGCCGTCGCGGACGCGCTCGTTGAGCCGGACGACCGCCTCGACGTCCGCGCCGCTCTCGCGCAGGGCCGCGACGGCGGCGGCGAGCGTCTGCACCGTGCCGAGTCCATCGATGTTCGGACGGAGGTCGCGCAGGTGCACGCCGACCCGGCGGACCGCGACGGGCGTTCCCGCCGGCCGACGGACGTCGTCCTCGAGCAGGGAGGGATGCGGGATGACCGTCGCACGGCGGCCCCAGCGCTCCGCGATCTCGCGGGCGGCGCCGTCGGTGAGCGTGATCAGCTCGTCGGCCGCCGGCACCAGCTCGTCCAGCAGCAGGAGATAGGCCGCCTGATCGCCCAGCTGGGGATTCTCGAGGTCGTGCACGGTGAAGACGACGGGCCTGCCCGCGGCGTGCAGGGCCACCAGGGCCTCCGAGAGCTCGGCCGGCGTGAAGGACTCGAGCCCGAAGTGCACGTGCACGAGGTCGACGTCGCGCGCGTGCGCGGCCAGCCACGCGGGGGTGAGCACCTGCGGCGGCCACCACTGTCCGGCGGGGGCGCCAGGCGGGCGGGGGTCGGCGATCACACGGACGCGCGCCGCGTCGGTGACGGCACGGGAGTACGGGTGGGCGGCGGGGACGGCCGCGACCGTGAGAGTCCTGATGGCGAGCGCGTCTATCTCTTCCTCCTGCAATCGTTCGGGACGCCGGCGAGTGCGTGTACCGCATCGGCTGGGCGTCCGCAACGCGACACAGGGCGTGAGGGTGCGACGGGACCGAAGTATTACGGTTCTCATCATGAACAGCACGCAGCGGACGCCGGGAGGGTTGCGGCGCGTGATGCTCCGGTGCTAGCAGTGCAGCCGTCGGCCGGCTACGGCGTCGTGGTGGGCAACTGCCAGGCCGAATCGGTGCGGCTCGTGATCGACTCCCCCGAGATGCCGACGATCCGCACCCGGGCGGTGCACGAGATGACCGCCGACGATGCCCGCGACCTGCACGAGCTCCTGCGCGGAGCGTCGTTCCTGGTAAGCCAGCCGATCCGCGACGACTACCACGACCTGCCCTTGGGCACGGCGCAGCTGCGGGCGTCCCTGCCGTCGGGAGCGCCGACCGTGGTCGTCCCCGTCATCCGCTTCGCCGGTCTCCACCCCTTCCAGGTCGCCATCCGCATGCACGATCTCGAGTACGAGCCGCCCCTCGTCGGCTACCACGACGTCCGGCTGCTCGCGGAGGCCGCCGGATCCCCCGTCCGCGCTCGACTCCCGCGCGAGAAGATCCGCGCCATCGCCGACGAGTCCGTCGGCGAGCTCGCACGCCGCGAGCAGCACACGGACATACGTGTGTCCGACCTGTTCGCCTCCCCGCGATTCGCGCAGATGCGCACGATCAACCATCCGGGCAACGCGGTCTTCCTCCCCGTGGGCGAGCGGATCCTGCGCGCACTCGGGCGCCGACCGGAGCCGACCGACCCGGGCCGGCCCATCCTGTCGTCGGTGCGCGCCCCGCGTGAGGACTGGGTGATCGAGGCGTGGGGATCGGATGCCGCGCCCCACCACGATTGGCTCGTGAACGGTGACCCGCTGCCCGCCGCGCAGGTGCGCGAGGCGCATCTCGCCTGGTACGCCGAGCACCCCGCGTTCGTCGAGGCCGCCGCACGCCGCCTCGTTCCGCTGCTGGCGCAATGGGCGTGACGTCCGCGCCGGGCCCCGCCACCCGGCCGGTTCTCCTGCTGCACGACGGGCCGCACGGGGTGGCGGTGTACGAGCGGGAGGTGGCAGCCGCTGTCACGCGTTCCGCAGACGTCTCCACAGCCCCGTTCGCCGCGGCGGCGACCCTCCCTGCCGGCGCCCCGGTGCACGCGCACTTCACCGACCGCCTCTGGGGCGCGAGCCCCGAAGAGGCGGCGGCGGCCTTCGCGGAGCTCGCGGCGCGGCATCCGGTCTCCGTCACCCTGCACGACGTTCCGCAGACGTCCGACGGCGTGCGCAACCGCCCCCGGCGGGCCGCGGCCTACCGGGCCGTCGCCCGGGCAGCGTCGGGCGTCGTCGTCAACAGCCACCACGAGCGGCTGCTGCTCGCCGAAGAGGGCGTGTGGGACGGCGCGACAGCGGTCATCCCCCTGCCGGTGGACCTGAGGACGGATGCCGCGGCGAGACCGCCTGCCGATGGTGCCGCCGCCGCGGAGGTCGGCGTCCTGGGCTACTTCTATCCCGGCAAGGGGCACGATGAGGCGCTCACCGCGGCCCGCGAGGCCGGGCTGGCCGCGCTCGTCGTCCTCGGCCGAGCCTCCGACGGCCACGCCGACGACCTCGCGGCGTTCGTCGCCCGCGGGCGCGACGCCGGGGTCGCGGTCTCCGTGACGGGATGGCTCGACGATGCGGCGATGGCGGAGCGGTGCCGATCGGTCGGCGTGCCGGTCATCGCCCACCGCCACGTGTCGGCGTCGGGGTCGCTCGCGTCATGGATCGGCTACGGCCGACGGCCGATCGCCGTCGCGAACCGGTACGTCGAGGAGATGGCCGCGCTGCGCCCGGGGACCCTCGCGGTGGTCGAGGAAGCCGGGCTGTCCGCGGCGGTGCGGGACGCGGCATTCGATCCGTCGTCCACCTGGCATGGACGGACGGATGTGCCCGGCGGGCTCGCCGACATCGCCGCCGCGTACGTGCGCTGGTGGGACGAGGGGATGCCGTGACCGGATGGATGACCGGCGGCCGGGTGCCCGGCAACAGCTGGGATCTGCTCGACGGCGGCGCACCCGATCCGCTCCCCCGGGTGAGCGTCGTCGTGGCGCACTACGAGCAGCCCGCCGAGCTCGCCCGGACGCTTCTCGCCCTGGCATGGCAGGACTACCCGGCCGATCTGCTCGAGGTCATCGTCGCCGACGACGGCTCCGCGGTCGCCCCGCGCGTGCCCGACGGTGTCGCGCTCGTGCGCCAGGACGACCTCGGGTTCCGCCTGTCGGCCGTCCGCAACCTCGGCGCCCGCGCGGCGACCGGCGAGGTGCTGTGCTTCCTCGACGCCGACACGGTGCCCGAGCCCGGCTACGTGCGCGCCCTCACCCGCCTCCCCGCCCTGCTTCCCGAGGCGGTCACCGTGGGACGACGCCGGCACGCCGACCTGCACGGCGAACCGGCGGACGCGCCGATCGAGGAGGCGGGTCCGGCGACGGCCCTGCCCGAGCCGGCGTGGCTGGCCGACGCCTACCGACGCAGCGGAGACCTCCTGCGCTGCGACGACCGCTCCTACCGCTACGTCATCGGCGCGGTCATCGCGTGCACCCGTGCGCTCTTCGACGAGCTCGGCGGCTTCGACGAGTCGTTCACCGCGTACGGCGGGGAGGACTGGGAGTGGGCCCACCGCGCCTGGCAGGCCGGCGCCGTCTTCGCCCACGTTCCCGCCGCGGTCGCCTGGCACGACGGCCCGGACTGGGCGGGCCGCCCCGACGCGGCCTCCCGCGCCGCCGCAAATCGCCAGACGCTGCAGCTGGCCACGGCGATCCCCGTCGCCGGGTCGCGTGGTGCGGGTCTCCTGCCCGTGCAGCCCGACCTGCTCGTGCACCTCCGGGGCGCGCCGACGGATGCTGCCGCCTTCGTCTGCGTCGACGCCCTGCTCGCCGCGGCGCCGACCGCGACGATCCTCGTCGACCGCCTGCCCGACGTGCCGGCGCTGCGCGACGACCCCCGCGTGCACGACCTGTCGGAGGGCGGGGCGGCACCGTGTGACGCCCGCGTGACGCTGACCCTGCCGAGGCCGCTGCTGCTGCCCTGGGACCGTCTGCGGGAGCGTGTCGCGGCGCTCGGCACCGACGACGAGGGCTCCCTCGAGCTGCTGTCGCCCGACGGCGCCCTGCTCGGCGTCGCCGTGTCCCGGCGCGCACGGGCGCGGCGGGATCGCTGGGGCGACGACAGCGGTTTCCGCACCGGCCGCCTGATCCTCGATGAGGCCCTCCTGCTGCGCGACGACCCCGACGTCGAGGCGTACGTCGGCGGATGGGCGGGTCCCGACCGCCTCCGCTGAGCGGACCCGCGCGGGCGGCCGGCCCGACCGCGCGCCGCGCTAGCCTGAGCGGGCGGCGCGAGGGCGCGCCGCAGCATCCGGATTCCGACCCCACCCGGCAGGGTGCACCGCACGTTCACCGAGAGGTCCTACCGTGACGCACATGGAACCCGATCCCGCGCCGTCGGCCCCGGTGCCGCCGCCCACGGCCAACACCGGCGCCATCGGCCCGATGGCCCGAGAGCTCACCGACGAGCCGGTCCCGCGGCGTCAGGTGTTCTCGTGGGCGATGTGGGACTGGGCGACGCAGCCCTTCAACTCCGTCGTCCTCACGTTCGTCTTCGCGTCGCTGTACCTCGTCTCCGACAACTTCCTGCCGGCCGACATCGCGGCGCTGCCGGCGGGCGACCCGGTGCGCGAGCGCGCGCTGGCCGACCTCACGAGCGGCTACGGCCTGGCGACCACGCTCGCCGGGCTCCTGATCCTGCTCCTCGCGCCGGTTCTCGGTCAGACGGCCGACCGTTCCGGCCGCAAGAAGCAGTGGCTGATGGCCTTCACCCTGCTGCTGGCGCTCGCGCAGTTCGCGCTCTTCTTCGTCCAGGCCGATCCGGTCTTCTTCTGGTACGGCGCGATCGTGCTCGCCCTCGGCGCCGTGATCTCCGAGATCGCGGGGGTCAACTACAACGCGATGCTCGTGCAGGTCTCGACGCCACGGACGATCGGCAAGGTCAGCGGCCTCGGCTGGGGGCTCGGCTACATCGGCGGCATCGTGGCGCTGACCCTCGTGGTGATCCTCACGCAGCTGGACTGGTTCGGAATGGACACCTCGAACGGCATGGCCTACCGCGTCATCGCCGCGGGCTGCGGTCTGTGGACGATCCTGTTCGCGCTGCCGCTGTTCCTCAACGTGCCGGAGCGGCCGCCGCTCGAGCGCGCGCCCCGGGTCGGCTTCTTCGCCTCGTACGGCATCCTCGTGCGCGACATCGCGAAGCTGTACCGCGAGCACCCGCCGACGTTCTGGTTCCTCCTCGCGAGCGCCGTCTACCGCGACGGTCTCGCCGGCGTGTTCGCGTTCGGCGGCATCCTCGCGGCGGTGGCGTTCGGGTTCACCGACAACGAGGTGCTCATCTTCGGCATCGCGGCCAACGTCGTGGCGGGCATCTCGACGATCCTGGCCGGCCGCGCCGACGACCGCTTCGGCGCCCGCAACGTCATCGTGGCCGCCCTGATCGGACTCATCGCGATGGGCATCTTCGTCTTCGCCCTCCACGACGTCGGCACGATCGTCTTCTGGGTCGGCGGCCTGCTGCTCTCGGCGTTCGTGGGCCCGGCGCAGGCGGCGAGCCGATCGCTCCTGGCCCGCGCCACCCCACCGGGCATGCAGGGCGAGATCTTCGGTCTCTACGCCACCACCGGCCGCGTCGCGAGCTTCATCTCCCCCGCCCTGTGGACCCTGTTCATCGCGATCTTCGGCTCCACCATCTACGGCGTGCTCGGGATCGTCGTCGTGCTCGCGCTGGGCCTCGTCCTGCTGCTCTTCGTCAAGCTGCCGAAGGTCCAGCGCGTCAGCTGAAACGACGGAGGGACGGGATGCCGCGGCATCCCATCCCTCCTCCGTTCTCGTCGACCGGGTGGATCGGTGCCGACCGTCAGGTCGTGGAGCCGGCCTTGCGCGAGCGGACCACGAGCGCGATGACGAGACCGATCACGGCCAGGATGAGCACGGCCAGGGCGATGATCAGGCCGAGGGGGATCCCGTCGGAGGCGGGCGCGGGCGCCGGTGTCGCGGAGGATGACGGCGTGGTGACGGCGGACGGCGTGGCCGACGGCGTCGGCGATGATCCCGTGACGGTGATGTCCGTCGACGCGAGCGGCGTCTCGCCATCCGTCACGTCGATCGAGTAGGTGCCGGGCTGCGTGGCGGTGAACGTCGCCGTCGCGGTGCCGGCGCTGACGGGAGACGACGACGGCGTGATGGTCGCCTGCTGCGCCGACGCGCCGGTGCCGAAGCGGGCCGACTCGAGGCCGCCGAGGTTCTTCGCCGTGATCGTCACGGGCTCGCCGACCTTCGGCGACGAGGTCGACAGCTCGATGATGGCCCCGGCCGGTGCGGAGCCGGTGACGGTGACCGTCCCCTGAGCGATCGACGTCTCGCCGGTGCCCACGGCGATGGTGACCGTGCCCGCCGCCGTGCCGCGGAAGTACACCACCGCCGTGCCGTTGGAGACGGGGACCTCGGCGGTCGTCGCGAACGTTGTCTTGTCGACCGACAGCGCGCCCGCGGACGGGTCGCCGAGCCCGAAGAAGGCCGTCTCCAGTCCGCCGAGGCCGGTCGCGGTCACCGTCGTGACCTCGCCCACCGCGACGGAGGCCGGGGCGACCGCGACAGTGGGCTGCTCCTGCGCCGAAGCGGCCGGTGCCGCACCGCCGAGCATGACGCCGATGACGAGACCGACTGCCGTGATGAAAGACGAGGGGGACATGCGCCGCCCTTTCGGGTGTGAGGGTGCGGCATCTGCGCCGCGCATCCACAGTCTGGTGGTTCGAGGCCCGTTCCCCTAGAGAACCTGCATACAGGTTTTGCGCTTCACTGGAGAAGGGACGGGATGCCGCGGCATCCCGTCCCTTCGTTGTCGCTGTCAGATCAGGTCAGCAGACCGAAAGCGCCTCCACACGGGGGCCGAGTGTCGCCGCGCTGCCGAGCAGCACCACTCCCGACACCTGGCGGGCGAGAATGCCGTCCCACGTCCCATAGGGAACGCAGGCCCCGTCGGAGAGGAAGAGGGGCGCTCCGATCCAACCCGCGAACGGGCCTCCGGCCAGTGCGTCGACGAAGCCGTAGCCGTTGGCGAGGAGCGCCACATCCTCGTTGCCGAAGACCCATTCGTTGATCTTGGATGCCGTCCGGTAGCGGTCATCGCCGTTGAGGCGGGTGACTCCAGGCTGGCCCAACCTGTTGACGAGGTCGGCCTCGACCACGGGACCCACGGTCGTAGGGCCACCGGCGATGAGCACTTTTTCGATGCCGAGGTCGCCGATCAGTGCCCGTGTGCTCTCGTCGAGGTTTCCTGCCCCGTCGACGAGGAGCACCGGAGCGCCCATCCGACCGGCGGCGGGCCCGGCTGCCAGAGCGTCGGGGAAGTTGGCGCCCGTGGCCACGATGGCGTAGTAGCTGCCGGACGCCTCGAACGCGTCGCGGACGATGAGCGCGGCTGTCTCGTAGCGGGTCGCCCCACCCAGCCGCTCCACGGATGTGTCGGAGCCCACCGCCGCCGCGATCTGCCGGCGCACCGCATCGGAGACGGAGTTCTCGTCACCCGCGATGACGACACGCGCGGGGTTCAGGCGGGTCAACTCGGTGGCGATCACCGACGGCAGGTGGTCCGGCGCCGTCGGCAGGAAGATGCCGCCGCTGTGGATCGCGGCGGGTCCGGCCGCGAGGGCGTCGGGGAACTTGTAGCCGTTGGCGATGTAGACCACGGGAGTACGATCCTCGCGACCGATGGCCTGCGAGACCGCGACGGCCGTGGCGAAACGGTCCGGCCCTTCCAGGCGGGCGGTGTCGAAGTAACGCGGTCCGAGCTCGATGACGCCGACGTTCGCGGCCTCGTTCTCGGCCACGGTGACGATGCTGCTCTCGAAGAAGTAGCGCGCGCCTCCGTAGTAGACCGGTCCCATCTTCTTCAGCGGATCGGTGAAGACCTGGAGACGGTACTGGCCCGCGGCCGGCACCCCCACACTGAACGAGCCGGTGCTGGCCGCGTCGGACGGCACGTCGACCCAGTCCCAGCGGTTGGTGTCGGTGTTGAGCCGCCACATCGAGATGCGGGCGGAGGCCACCTTCGTGGCCTCGGCAGCCGGCGACTCCCGGTAGACAATGCTCCCGGAGATCGTCGCCACCGATACTGCGTCTGCGGCGGCGCGCGAGGCTTCCTCCTGCTCCCAGGCGCTCTGCTGATGCGAGCGCTGATCCTCCGGAGAGGGCGGTACTGCGGCGAACGCGGGAGCGGGAACGGCCGCCACGAGGGCGAGCGCGAGGACGGCGGTCAGAGCGGAAGTCACGACTCTGGGGCTTCTCATAGTGTTTCCTCAGGTTGAAGGGTCGGCTGAAAATAACACGTCGCCGACTCCCTTCAGATCACGATTGAGGCCACGCCTTCGCGAGCTTCGTCAGGAGGCGTGCGAGCTCGACGCGCTCCGCTTCGGAGAAGTCGCCCAGCGCCGACTCGACGGCCCCTCGGCGCTCGCCCCGGAAGCCCAGGATGAGCGCCTTCCCGTCATCGGTGAGCAACACGCGGGATCGACGCGCGTCGTCGGGGTCGGCCTCCCGACGGACGAGTCCGAGCTCGACCGACTGTTGCACGAGCCGCGATGCACGCGGCTGATCCACCCCCACGGCATCGCCGATCTCGCTGATCGACAGGGGGTGGGATGCCGCGGCCAGCGCCTCCAGCAGGCGCATCCGAGCGGGGCCGCCGAAGCGAGGGGGCATGCCGGCCGCCCAGGGCGGCATGCCGCGCATCCCATGGGGTCCGTGCGGGAAACCACTGTGGGTGTGCCCGTCGTGCTCGGATCCACCCGAGGTGCTCGCGCCGCCGCGGCCGTCGGGGAACCGCATCCCGCGGCGCCCCCAGGGCCCCTCGCCACCGGCGCCCTTGTCATCCCACGGCGGGCGCGGCATCCGCCGTCCTCGCAATGTCGCGAGAGCGCTGACGATCTGCTCCGCGGGGTCGGGCGTCGAGGAGGGCGTGCGGTCGGGCATCCCCTCAATTTACATGCCACTTGACATGCGAAGGGAACGCATGTCACACTACATATGCATGCACAATGACATGCACCACCGCCGCGACAGCCCCGCTGCCGCATCCACTGCCGCAGCACCGGCGAGAAGGGAGAGCCATGAACGGCTTCCACCACGACGACACAGACCCCACCACGCATGACGGCGACCAGATCGCCGCAGAGGAGAACGACATGAACAGCGACCACGACACCTCAGACCCCACTTCCCTCCCCGACAGCGGCGCGGATGCCGCGAAGGAGAACAACATGAACAGCGATGACGACACCCCCACCGCCCCCGAGGCGGACCACTCCGACGAGCAGCGCCCGCTGGGCTTCTGGCTGCGCCTCGTCGACCATCACCTGACCGCCGCCTTCGACGCAGAGTTCGGCGACGAGGGATTCGACCGCCGCGCGTGGATGGTGCTGAACCTCCTCTCCGGCGATATGGGCGACGCGGCGCTCGCACGCCTCTCGAGGATCGAGAGCAAGCGCGGCGGCAAGCTGCTGGGCCGCCTCGAGGATGCGGGGCTCATCGCCCGCGCCGACGACTCCTGGACCCTGACCGACGCCGGGCGCGCACAGCGTGACGCGATGAAGGACCGGGTCGAGGCCATCCGGGCACGGGTGCTCAGCGCCGTGTCCGAGGAGGAGTACGACGCCCTGGTCGGCTCGCTGCAGAAGATCGCGCGCGAGTTCGGCTGGGACGGCAGCGGACGGATGCCGCGGGGACGCGGCTTCGGACCCCAGGGCTTCGGACGCCGAGGCTTCGGTCCGGGCTTCCGGCCCGGCTTCGGTCCCGGTTTCGGCGGCTTCGGACGCGGCGGGGGCTTCGGTCCCGGCGGCCTCGACCCCCGGTCGGACGACCGCCCGCGGCCCTTCGACGGCGAGCGCGGCAACGCGCACCGCGGCTTCGGCCCCGGTGAGGCCCCTCGTCACGGTCACCACGACCACGACGACGCCCACCGCCCCGGGTTCCGCGGCGAGTACCCGGGCGCCGAGCACCGCCACGAGCGCGGCCAGGGCTGCGGCCACGGCGAGCACTCGCACGGGCACCGTCGCGGCTTCGGCGGCGAGCGCGGCTCGCACGAGCACGGTCGCGGCTTCGGCGGCGAGCGCGGCTCGCACGAGCACGGCGCCGGCGGGCACGAGCGCGGTCGCGGGGGTGCCGGCCGCTGGGCCGAGCGCGCCTTCGAGCGCGGCTTCGAGGCCGGCGCGGCGGCGGCATCCCGCATGCCCGGGGGTCCGCAGGTCTGACACACCGCCGCACGGACACCGAAGGCGTCCCGGGATCATCCCGGGGCGCCTTCCGCGTGTCCGGGCTCAGCGCCGGGCGTCTGCGGCGTACCGGTCGGCTTGCGCGGCGACGTCGTCGACGTACACGTCGAGGTGGTTGTACGCGAAGATCGCCGTGCGCCACGTCTCCGGCTGGGTCAGGTCGCCGTAGTGGCAGAGGTAGCGCGCCGCCGCGAGCGCCGCATCATCGATCTGCTGCGGGTCGGCGCGGCCGTCGCCGTCACCGTCGGCGCCCCAGGATGCCCACGTCTCCGGGATGAACTGCAGAGGCCCGACGGCACGGTCGATCTCCGCCGCCCCGTCGATCGCCCCGCCGTCGCTGTCCGCGATCAGCGCGTTGCCGTCGCCGTCGAGGTCCGGCCCCCACACGCCGGGTCGCGTGACGCCGTCGTCGTCGATGACCGCGCCGTCGTGCCGGCCATGGCTCGACTCGATGCGCCCGAGAGCCGCCAGCGTGGTCCAGCCGATGCCGCACGCGGGGTTCTCCGCGCGCAGGGCGATCTCCGCGCCGGCGTAGCCCAGCACCGCCCGCACCGGGATGCCGCTGCGCGACGACATGCTCTCCGCCCACTCCTGATCGACGAGGGCCGCGTTTCCGGCGGATGCCGTGGCACCCTCCGTCGCGACGGGAGCGGTGGGCGCGGCATCCGGAACTCCACCCACCGGCGACGGACGCAGGGTCTCCGCGACCGCGGGCACGATGACGACCGCGCCGAGCGCGAGGTGCGCGGCGACCACGACCGTCGCGGCGAGGACCGTCCAGATCGGGTGCGGGCGCCTGCGGCGCCGGCGCTTAGCGGCCATCGGCTCCGGCGGCGCTCGTGCCGACGTCGGTGCGGTGGAAGTTCTGCGCCGAGCGCGACGCCGTCGGCCCGCGCTGACCCTGGTAGCGGTTGCCGTAGGGACCGGAGCCGTACGGGTTCTCGGCCGGCGACGACAGCTGGAAGAAGCAGAGCTGCCCGATCTTCATGCCCGGCCACAGCGTGATGGGCAGCGTCGCGACGTTGGACAGCTCGAGGGTCACGTGGCCGGTGAATCCGGGATCGATGAACCCCGCCGTGGAGTGGGTCAGCAGGCCGAGCCGTCCGAGCGAGGACTTGCCCTCCAGCCGCGCCGCGACGTCGTCGGGCAGGCTGACTCGCTCGAACGTCGAGCCGAGCGCGAACTCGCCCGGATGCAGGATGAACGGCTCGTCGGGCTCCACCTCGATCAGGCGCGTCAGGTCGGGCTGATCCTTCGCCGGATCGATGAACGGGTACTTGTGGTTGTCGAACAGCCGGAAGTACCGGTCGAGGCGCACGTCCACGCTCGACGGCTGCACCATCGCCGGGTCCCACGGGTCGAGTCCGATGCGCTTCGCATCGATCTCCGAGCGGATGTCGCGGTCCGAGAGCAGCACGCGCCCAGCCTAGCCCGCAGGATTCGGGGTGGCGGGCCGGGTGGGTGGGGGCAGGTTCGGGCGGGCGGGGTCGCTCGGGTCGGTGCGGGCGACGGGTCGGCGCGGGCGGGGGTTGGTTCGGGTTGGTGAGGGCGAGGGTCGGTCCGGGCGCGGGGCGGGGGGTCGGTGCGGGCGACGGTCGGTGCGGGCGGGCGCAACTCCACGGATCCGGTCCTCGCGAGCCTGTGGCGGCCCGATCCTGGCCGGGTCGCCGCCGCATCCGTGGAGTTGCGCGCGGCCAGGAGCCGACAGCGCGCCGGGCAGAGACGAGCCGGCCGCTCAATCGCCCGACTTTCCGGGGGAGGGCGGGGACCCCCGCAGACACGCCGGGTGGTGGATGCCGCGGCTCCGCGTGTCGACGATGAGGCCCGCCGTCCTGTCCGCACGTGTGAGCCACGCGGGCGGAGGGCCGCGGCATCCGGGTTTGTTATGCTGGCCGGACCGCCGCGAGGCGGTGCCCGGGGATGTAGTTCAATGGCAGAACTTCAGCTTCCCAAGCTGATAGCGCGGGTTCGATTCCCGTCATCCCCTCCACTTCCTGTTCGGCCCTTCGGGCCCGTTCGATCTCTGTCCTGACGTTCGTCGCCACCCGCGACACTCTCGACACGAGTCGGAGAGCGCTCCGTCCACCTCGCCCTAC is part of the Microbacterium lemovicicum genome and encodes:
- the dcd gene encoding dCTP deaminase, with the protein product MLLSDRDIRSEIDAKRIGLDPWDPAMVQPSSVDVRLDRYFRLFDNHKYPFIDPAKDQPDLTRLIEVEPDEPFILHPGEFALGSTFERVSLPDDVAARLEGKSSLGRLGLLTHSTAGFIDPGFTGHVTLELSNVATLPITLWPGMKIGQLCFFQLSSPAENPYGSGPYGNRYQGQRGPTASRSAQNFHRTDVGTSAAGADGR